A single genomic interval of Pyrus communis chromosome 5, drPyrComm1.1, whole genome shotgun sequence harbors:
- the LOC137734106 gene encoding E3 ubiquitin-protein ligase BRE1-like 1 yields MGSTGESDRKRRHFNSLSPMAATAKKQPILPISEDKKLNITVMQVQNQNLSRKLETQKMEHSILENKFSQMKDKQKAYDSILTVVNKSWEEMVNDLESCSIRTRESNSQKDAKDISIMEDGAPSALQDAFLNRLAQADATESSCTYKSSNQMEEDKGATGEKTKNIVCNVVAAIDNQWRVKDALYDALVKELPEDGTSRQKTSTDFKNEVKNLRLAFIDMFLKHRTLARELQSHRDLDAKNKAELKRLKGELKTVVGELEDSDCQLKQTVTTAKGTVSPVLNVGNKHVDRVRDKQKDLQDMESTLKDLMDQASSRLMDIKGLHEERLKILQQLSSLQNVLKNVMCISSSQAYLLVRDQIEKSKSEVFECQALFEKLQAEKDNLVWRERELNVKSDIADVFRRSSAVVESRISDLGAEIQKQIGERKMIEAKLKEASREPGRKEIIKEFKALVSSFPEKMGTMQAQLRKYKEAASDFHSLKADVQSLSSILDRKVKECETLSARSKDQDAEIQKLNVVVQDLKESESELNLILEMYRRELTDSRDVLEARDSECKAWAHVESLKSSLDERNLELRVKRANEAEAISQQRLAAAEAEIADLRQKFEASKRDILRLSDVLKSKNEENEAYLSEIETIGQAYDDMQTQNQHLLQQITERDDYNIKLVLEGVRARQQQNAVLMDNRKMEREIQQGHHSLNFYNMKAARIEDQLKICKDHVQKVAEDKLQKQITLENTQKRLLEVRRQSQQLREALAASQSKVGESRKGLSELQLELEKERFEKRRKEEELEVLKRKASRLRAETEASSIVEKLQQELGEYKEILKCDVCLDRTKQVVITKCYHLFCNPCVKKVLETRQRKCPRCAVSFGPNDVKPVYI; encoded by the exons ATGGGGAGCACAGGTGAGTCTGATCGAAAACGGCGTcactttaactccttatcgccCATGGCTGCTACTGCTAAGAAGCAGCCCATTTTGCCCATTTCTGAGGACAAAAAG CTTAACATTACTGTCATGCAagttcaaaatcaaaatctatcGCGGAAGTTAGAGACTCAGAAGATGGAGCACTCTATTCTTGAGAATAAATTTTCTCAAATGAAGGACAAACAAAAGGCATATGATTCCATATTAACAGTGGTCAATAAGTCTTGGGAAGAG ATGGTTAATGACTTGGAATCTTGTTCCATCCGTACAAGAGAATCGAACAGTCAGAAAGATGCTAAAGACATTTCCATCATGGAAG ATGGCGCTCCATCTGCATTGCAGGATGCTTTTCTTAACCGTCTTGCACAAGCAGATGCAACTGAAAGTTCATGTACATATAAAAGTTCTAATCAGATGGAAGAAGATAAAGGTGCTACTGGTGAAAAGACTAAGAATATTGTATGTAATGTTGTAGCTGCAATTGACAACCAGTGGCGTGTGAAGGATGCATTGTATGATGCACTTGTGAAAGAGCTTCCAGAAGATG GCACAAGTAGGCAGAAGACATCGACTGACTTTAAAAATGAAGTTAAGAACTTGAGATTGGCCTTTATCGATATGTTTTTGAAGCACAGAACATTGGCAAGGGAACTGCAGAGCCACCGTGACTTGGATGCAAAGAATAAAGCTGAGCTTAAACGTTTGAAAG GGGAATTAAAAACTGTAGTTGGTGAATTAGAAGACAGTGATTGTCAACTAAAACAGACAGTTACTACCGCAAAAGGCACAGTTTCCCCAGTTCTAAATGTTGGGAACAAGCATGTTGATAGGGTAAGAGATAAGCAAAAAGATCTGCAAGATATGGAGTCTACTCTCAAGGATCTAATG GACCAAGCTTCATCTCGACTAATGGACATCAAAGGCCTTCATGAAGAAAGGCTAAAAATATTACAGCAGTTATCTAGTTTGCAG AACGTGCTTAAGAATGTGATGTGTATTTCTTCTTCCCAAGCCTATCTCTTGGTGAGAGATCAAATAGAAAAATCAAAGTCAGAAGTTTTTGAGTGCCAGGCCTTATTTGAGAAACTACAG GCTGAGAAGGATAATCTTGTGTGGAGGGAGAGGGAGCTTAATGTCAAGAGTGACATTGCTGATGTTTTTCGAAGATCTTCTGCAGTTGTTGAATCTAGAATTTCTGATCTAGGTGCAGAAATACAGAAACAGATTGGggaaagaaaaatgattgaAGCCAAGCTCAAAGAGGCATCAAGAGAACCAG GAAGAAAAGAAATCATTAAAGAATTTAAAGCTTTGGTTTCATCATTTCCTGAGAAAATGGGCACCATGCAAGCTCAATTACGTAAATACAAAGAGGCTGCTTCTGATTTTCATTCTTTGAAGGCTGATGTGCAGTCTCTATCCAGCATCCTTGATAGGAAG GTGAAAGAGTGTGAGACTTTATCTGCCAGATCCAAAGATCAAGACGCTGAGATACAAAAGTTGAATGTTGTG GTCCAAGATTTAAAGGAAAGCGAGTCAGAGTTAAATCTGATTTTGGAAATGTATAGACGTGAGTTGACTGATTCAAG GGATGTATTGGAAGCTAGAGATTCAGAATGCAAGGCATGGGCTCATGTTGAAAGTTTGAAGTCCTCTCTTGACGAACGCAACTTGGAATTACGGGTTAAGAGAGCAAACGAAGCTGAGGCTATTTCTCAACAAAGGCTAGCTGCTGCTGAAGCTGAGATTGCTGACTTGAGGCAGAAATTTGAAGCTTCCAAAAG GGATATTTTGAGACTTTCTGATGTTCTGAAAtccaaaaatgaagaaaatgaggcATACTTATCTGAAATTGAG ACAATTGGACAGGCATATGATGATATGCAAACGCAAAACCAACATCTACTGCAGCAAATTACCGAGAGAGATGACTATAACATTAAG CTTGTTTTAGAGGGGGTAAGGGCAAGACAACAGCAGAATGCTGTACTCATGGACAATAGGAAAATGGAGAGGGAGATTCAACAAGGCCATCATTCTCTTAATTTCTATAACATGAAAGCCGCTCGAATCGAAGATCAG TTGAAAATATGCAAGGATCATGTTCAGAAAGTAGCAGAAGATAAGTTGCAAAAACAAATTACGTTGGaaaatactcaaaagagattGTTAGAAGTCCGAAGGCAATCTCAGCAGTTACGGGAGGCTTTAGCCGCATCACAATCTAAAGTTGGAGAAAGTCGAAAGGGTCTGTCAGAGCTGCAGTTGGAACTAGAGAAGGAACG GtttgaaaagagaagaaaagaggaGGAACTGGAAGTTTTAAAAAGAAAGGCTTCACGGCTTCGAGCAGAGACGGAGGCTTCATCAATTGTTGAAAAGCTTCAACAGGAACTTGGAGAATACAAGGAGATACTGAAGTGTGATGTCTGCCTTGACAGAACAAAACAG GTTGTCATTACAAAATGCTATCACTTGTTCTGCAACCCTTGTGTGAAAAAAGTACTTGAAACTCGACAGAGGAAGTGCCCGAGGTGTGCCGTGAGCTTCGGACCTAATgatgtaaaacctgtatacatCTAA
- the LOC137734722 gene encoding autophagy-related protein 3, giving the protein MVLKQKLHEAFKGTVEKITGPRTVSAFKEKGVLSVSEFVTAGDNLVSKCPTWSWESGEPSKRKPYLPPEKQYLITRNVPCLRRAACLEEEYEAAGTEVLLDNEDNDGWLATHGKPKDRSGEEENLPSIESLEISKNRDVKSVPSRVGAEDEDDIPDMADFEEADNIEFDPGTYLIAHEPDDDNILRTRTYDVSITYDKYYQTPRVWLTGYDESRMLLQPELVLEDVSQDHARKTVTIEDHPHLPGKHASVHPCQHGPVMKKIIDVLMSRGVEPEVDKYLFLFLKFVASVIPTIEYDYTMDFDLGSARS; this is encoded by the exons ATGGTTTTGAAACAGAAGCTGCACGAGGCGTTCAAAGGAACGGTCGAAAAAATCACAGGTCCCCGCACCGTCTCCGCCTTCAAAGAGAAAGGCGTTCTCAGCGTCTCCGAGTTCGTCACCGCCGGCGATAACCTCGTCTCCAAGTGCCCCACCTGGTCCTG GGAATCTGGTGAACCGAGCAAGAGGAAGCCGTACTTACCACCGGAGAAGCAGTATTTGATTACTAGAAATG TGCCATGCTTACGAAGGGCTGCATGTTTGGAAGAGGAGTATGAAGCTGCTGGTACGGAAGTTCTTCTTGATAATGAAGATAATGATGGCTGGTTGGCAACCCATGGGAAGCCGAAGG ATAGAAGTGGTGAGGAGGAAAACTTACCCTCCATTGAAAGTTTAGAAATCAGCAAGAATAGGGATGTGAAGTCGGTCCCCTCGCGTGTTGGAGCAGAAGATGAAGACGATATTCCTGACATGGCTGACTTTGAAGAAGCTGACAACATCGAATTTGATCCT GGAACATATCTTATTGCTCATGAACCTGACGATGACAATATTTTACGAACCCGAACATATGATGTTAGCATCAC GTATGATAAATACTACCAGACTCCTCGAGTGTGGCTTACTGGGTATGATGAG TCAAGGATGCTTTTACAACCAGAGCTTGTACTTGAAGATGTCAGTCAAGATCATGCACGCAAAACT GTAACTATCGAGGATCATCCCCATTTGCCTGGAAAGCATGCATCTGTACATCCATGCCAACATGGGCCTgtgatgaaaaaaattattgatgtACTAATGTCACGCGGAGTAGAACCAGAAGTTGATAA GTACCTATTCTTATTCTTGAAATTTGTTGCCTCTGTAATTCCAACTATTGAATATGATTATACGATGGACTTTGATCTTGGCAGCGCCAGAAGTTAA
- the LOC137734934 gene encoding uncharacterized protein isoform X1, which yields MQDGKTNPTETTPLTAQNGTMRNDGVFPQLLTSVPALNDAASYLSQTTSLFTRCFTDYSVEPSSSDSGVSNGHAQEMVTFWSRPTFASLATFSDDVSSSGYHSASAESSSSATDAPSVVDGTVRSSSADSSGNSSAIIKSTNGGQSGIPLFQGLIDRVRKTVRGSADDIGWLQRDPTMPPVEDGTERFMEILGDIRHGVHRLPNSMVCLLVPGLFSNHGPLYFVNTKTSLSKLGLVCHIAKIHSEASVEKNAQEIKEYIEEFYWGSKKRVLVLGHSKGGIDAAAALSLYWPDLKDKVAGLALAQSPYGGSPIATDILREGQLGDYVNLRKLMEIVICKVIKGDLQALEDLTYEKRREFIRKHPLPKDLPVVSCHTEAPISPAVLATLSRVAHAELPAALSAGQAAKLPVVMPLGAAMAACAQLLQVRYGKKSDGLVTCCDAEVPGSIVVRPKRKLDHAWMVYSSLSDDPSEADASQVCEALLTLLVEAGQNKRHDNGTKDE from the exons ATGCAAGATGGAAAGACCAATCCCACCGAAACGACACCGTTGACG GCTCAGAATGGTACTATGAGAAATGATGGGGTCTTTCCTCAGCTGCTTACCTCAGTACCAGCTCTCAATGATGCTGCCTCTTATCTTTCTCAGACAACTTCATTATTTACACGCTGTTTCACTGATTATTCTG TAGAACCTTCTTCTAGTGATTCAGGGGTTTCCAATGGACATGCTCAGGAAATGGTGACCTTTTGGTCTCGGCCAACTTTTGCCTCCCTTGCTACATTTAGCGATGATGTGTCTTCTAGTGGATACCATTCAGCATCTGCAGAGTCATCTAGTTCTGCAACTGATGCTCCCTCTGTAGTTGATGGAACAGTGAGAAGTTCTTCAGCAGATTCATCTGGAAACTCTAGTGCCATCATCAAATCTACCAATGGTGGCCAAAGTGGCATTCCTTTATTTCAAGG CCTTATTGATCGAGTTCGAAAAACTGTGCGTGGGTCGGCGGATGATATAGGATGGCTACAGCGTGATCCGACAATGCCCCCTGTTGAAGACGGCACTGAAAGGTTCATGGAGATTTTGGGGGATATCAG GCATGGTGTTCACAGATTGCCAAACTCGATGGTTTGTTTGTTGGTTCCAG GTCTTTTCAGCAACCATGGACcactatattttgtaaatacaAAAACGAGTTTATCAAAACTGGGTCTGGTCTGCCATATAGCCAAGATTCATAGTgag GCTTCAGTTGAAAAAAATGCTCAAGAGATAAAAGAATACATTGAGGAATTCTATTGGGGTTCCAAAAAACGTGTCTTGGTTCTTGGACATAGCAAAGGGGGAATAGATGCAGCAGCTGCTCTGTCGTTGTATTGGCCTGATTTGAAAGATAAGGTTGCCGGTTTGGCATTAGCACAGAGTCCATATGGCGGTAGCCCAATAGCTACAGATATCCTGCGAGAGGGACAGCTTGGTGATTATGTGAACTTGCGAAAGCTAATGGAGATTGTGATCTGTAAAGTGATAAAG GGTGATTTGCAAGCCCTGGAAGATTTGACTtatgagaaaagaagagaatttaTAAGGAAACACCCGTTGCCAAAGGATCTCCCGGTTGTTTCATGCCACACTGAAGCTCCCATTTCTCCTGCTGTTTTAGCTACATTATCTCGTGTAGCGCATGCCGAGCTACCTGCCGCTCTTTCTGCGGGCCAAGCAGCAAAACTTCCAGTGGTAATGCCCCTTGGTGCAGCTATGGCTGCCTGTGCACAGCTTCTTCAGGTCAGATATGGCAAGAAGAGTGATGGACTTGTCACATGCTGCGATGCAGAAGTTCCTGGATCCATTGTTGTGCGTCCAAAGCGTAAATTAGACCATGCCTGGATGGTATACTCGTCATTGTCAGATGACCCTTCCGAAGCAGATGCTTCTCAAGTGTGTGAAGCTCTTTTGACGTTGCTTGTCGAAGCTGGGCAGAATAAGAGACACGATAATGGGACGAAAGATGAATGA
- the LOC137734934 gene encoding uncharacterized protein isoform X2, which yields MQDGKTNPTETTPLTAQNGTMRNDGVFPQLLTSVPALNDAASYLSQTTSLFTRCFTDYSEPSSSDSGVSNGHAQEMVTFWSRPTFASLATFSDDVSSSGYHSASAESSSSATDAPSVVDGTVRSSSADSSGNSSAIIKSTNGGQSGIPLFQGLIDRVRKTVRGSADDIGWLQRDPTMPPVEDGTERFMEILGDIRHGVHRLPNSMVCLLVPGLFSNHGPLYFVNTKTSLSKLGLVCHIAKIHSEASVEKNAQEIKEYIEEFYWGSKKRVLVLGHSKGGIDAAAALSLYWPDLKDKVAGLALAQSPYGGSPIATDILREGQLGDYVNLRKLMEIVICKVIKGDLQALEDLTYEKRREFIRKHPLPKDLPVVSCHTEAPISPAVLATLSRVAHAELPAALSAGQAAKLPVVMPLGAAMAACAQLLQVRYGKKSDGLVTCCDAEVPGSIVVRPKRKLDHAWMVYSSLSDDPSEADASQVCEALLTLLVEAGQNKRHDNGTKDE from the exons ATGCAAGATGGAAAGACCAATCCCACCGAAACGACACCGTTGACG GCTCAGAATGGTACTATGAGAAATGATGGGGTCTTTCCTCAGCTGCTTACCTCAGTACCAGCTCTCAATGATGCTGCCTCTTATCTTTCTCAGACAACTTCATTATTTACACGCTGTTTCACTGATTATTCTG AACCTTCTTCTAGTGATTCAGGGGTTTCCAATGGACATGCTCAGGAAATGGTGACCTTTTGGTCTCGGCCAACTTTTGCCTCCCTTGCTACATTTAGCGATGATGTGTCTTCTAGTGGATACCATTCAGCATCTGCAGAGTCATCTAGTTCTGCAACTGATGCTCCCTCTGTAGTTGATGGAACAGTGAGAAGTTCTTCAGCAGATTCATCTGGAAACTCTAGTGCCATCATCAAATCTACCAATGGTGGCCAAAGTGGCATTCCTTTATTTCAAGG CCTTATTGATCGAGTTCGAAAAACTGTGCGTGGGTCGGCGGATGATATAGGATGGCTACAGCGTGATCCGACAATGCCCCCTGTTGAAGACGGCACTGAAAGGTTCATGGAGATTTTGGGGGATATCAG GCATGGTGTTCACAGATTGCCAAACTCGATGGTTTGTTTGTTGGTTCCAG GTCTTTTCAGCAACCATGGACcactatattttgtaaatacaAAAACGAGTTTATCAAAACTGGGTCTGGTCTGCCATATAGCCAAGATTCATAGTgag GCTTCAGTTGAAAAAAATGCTCAAGAGATAAAAGAATACATTGAGGAATTCTATTGGGGTTCCAAAAAACGTGTCTTGGTTCTTGGACATAGCAAAGGGGGAATAGATGCAGCAGCTGCTCTGTCGTTGTATTGGCCTGATTTGAAAGATAAGGTTGCCGGTTTGGCATTAGCACAGAGTCCATATGGCGGTAGCCCAATAGCTACAGATATCCTGCGAGAGGGACAGCTTGGTGATTATGTGAACTTGCGAAAGCTAATGGAGATTGTGATCTGTAAAGTGATAAAG GGTGATTTGCAAGCCCTGGAAGATTTGACTtatgagaaaagaagagaatttaTAAGGAAACACCCGTTGCCAAAGGATCTCCCGGTTGTTTCATGCCACACTGAAGCTCCCATTTCTCCTGCTGTTTTAGCTACATTATCTCGTGTAGCGCATGCCGAGCTACCTGCCGCTCTTTCTGCGGGCCAAGCAGCAAAACTTCCAGTGGTAATGCCCCTTGGTGCAGCTATGGCTGCCTGTGCACAGCTTCTTCAGGTCAGATATGGCAAGAAGAGTGATGGACTTGTCACATGCTGCGATGCAGAAGTTCCTGGATCCATTGTTGTGCGTCCAAAGCGTAAATTAGACCATGCCTGGATGGTATACTCGTCATTGTCAGATGACCCTTCCGAAGCAGATGCTTCTCAAGTGTGTGAAGCTCTTTTGACGTTGCTTGTCGAAGCTGGGCAGAATAAGAGACACGATAATGGGACGAAAGATGAATGA
- the LOC137734934 gene encoding uncharacterized protein isoform X3 gives MQDGKTNPTETTPLTNGTMRNDGVFPQLLTSVPALNDAASYLSQTTSLFTRCFTDYSVEPSSSDSGVSNGHAQEMVTFWSRPTFASLATFSDDVSSSGYHSASAESSSSATDAPSVVDGTVRSSSADSSGNSSAIIKSTNGGQSGIPLFQGLIDRVRKTVRGSADDIGWLQRDPTMPPVEDGTERFMEILGDIRHGVHRLPNSMVCLLVPGLFSNHGPLYFVNTKTSLSKLGLVCHIAKIHSEASVEKNAQEIKEYIEEFYWGSKKRVLVLGHSKGGIDAAAALSLYWPDLKDKVAGLALAQSPYGGSPIATDILREGQLGDYVNLRKLMEIVICKVIKGDLQALEDLTYEKRREFIRKHPLPKDLPVVSCHTEAPISPAVLATLSRVAHAELPAALSAGQAAKLPVVMPLGAAMAACAQLLQVRYGKKSDGLVTCCDAEVPGSIVVRPKRKLDHAWMVYSSLSDDPSEADASQVCEALLTLLVEAGQNKRHDNGTKDE, from the exons ATGCAAGATGGAAAGACCAATCCCACCGAAACGACACCGTTGACG AATGGTACTATGAGAAATGATGGGGTCTTTCCTCAGCTGCTTACCTCAGTACCAGCTCTCAATGATGCTGCCTCTTATCTTTCTCAGACAACTTCATTATTTACACGCTGTTTCACTGATTATTCTG TAGAACCTTCTTCTAGTGATTCAGGGGTTTCCAATGGACATGCTCAGGAAATGGTGACCTTTTGGTCTCGGCCAACTTTTGCCTCCCTTGCTACATTTAGCGATGATGTGTCTTCTAGTGGATACCATTCAGCATCTGCAGAGTCATCTAGTTCTGCAACTGATGCTCCCTCTGTAGTTGATGGAACAGTGAGAAGTTCTTCAGCAGATTCATCTGGAAACTCTAGTGCCATCATCAAATCTACCAATGGTGGCCAAAGTGGCATTCCTTTATTTCAAGG CCTTATTGATCGAGTTCGAAAAACTGTGCGTGGGTCGGCGGATGATATAGGATGGCTACAGCGTGATCCGACAATGCCCCCTGTTGAAGACGGCACTGAAAGGTTCATGGAGATTTTGGGGGATATCAG GCATGGTGTTCACAGATTGCCAAACTCGATGGTTTGTTTGTTGGTTCCAG GTCTTTTCAGCAACCATGGACcactatattttgtaaatacaAAAACGAGTTTATCAAAACTGGGTCTGGTCTGCCATATAGCCAAGATTCATAGTgag GCTTCAGTTGAAAAAAATGCTCAAGAGATAAAAGAATACATTGAGGAATTCTATTGGGGTTCCAAAAAACGTGTCTTGGTTCTTGGACATAGCAAAGGGGGAATAGATGCAGCAGCTGCTCTGTCGTTGTATTGGCCTGATTTGAAAGATAAGGTTGCCGGTTTGGCATTAGCACAGAGTCCATATGGCGGTAGCCCAATAGCTACAGATATCCTGCGAGAGGGACAGCTTGGTGATTATGTGAACTTGCGAAAGCTAATGGAGATTGTGATCTGTAAAGTGATAAAG GGTGATTTGCAAGCCCTGGAAGATTTGACTtatgagaaaagaagagaatttaTAAGGAAACACCCGTTGCCAAAGGATCTCCCGGTTGTTTCATGCCACACTGAAGCTCCCATTTCTCCTGCTGTTTTAGCTACATTATCTCGTGTAGCGCATGCCGAGCTACCTGCCGCTCTTTCTGCGGGCCAAGCAGCAAAACTTCCAGTGGTAATGCCCCTTGGTGCAGCTATGGCTGCCTGTGCACAGCTTCTTCAGGTCAGATATGGCAAGAAGAGTGATGGACTTGTCACATGCTGCGATGCAGAAGTTCCTGGATCCATTGTTGTGCGTCCAAAGCGTAAATTAGACCATGCCTGGATGGTATACTCGTCATTGTCAGATGACCCTTCCGAAGCAGATGCTTCTCAAGTGTGTGAAGCTCTTTTGACGTTGCTTGTCGAAGCTGGGCAGAATAAGAGACACGATAATGGGACGAAAGATGAATGA